In Acidisarcina polymorpha, the DNA window TGGCTGCGCGCTACATGGGCCCCGATCACATTGAAGCACGTCAGGTTTCTCTTCCAAAGATCGCTCCGGGCGAGGCCCTCATTCAGGTCGAGGCCTGCGGCTTTTGCGGGTCGGACATCAACATCGTTGCGGGCACGCACCCCCGAGCGCAGTCGCCGTTGACCATTGGACACGAACTTTCCGGTCGTATCGTCGAGATTGCCGATGTTACGACCGCCCTCGCGGTCGGTGATCATGTGACTAGTTATCCATTGATATCGTGCGGCGTTTGCCACGCCTGTACGCACGGCAACCCTCACGTCTGCAGGCAACTCCGCCTGTTCGGTTTCGATGTCGATGGCGGCATGGCAGAGTTCGTGAAGCTGCCCGTAGCTTCATTGATGAAGCTGCCAGACGACATGCCTGCATCCATCGGTGCGTTGATTGAACCGCTCGCCGTCGCTGTGCATGGGGTCCATCGTGCCCGGCTCGAAGGCGTGAGTGTGGCTGCCGTCTTGGGTGCCGGCCCCATAGGCATTCTCACCGCGCTCGTCGCCAAACACATGGGGATTCGGGACGTTTTGATAAGCGATGTGCAGCCCGCGCGTCTCAAACTTGCGACCGGTCTTGGGTTAGAGGCGTTTGCCGCCGGTGCCTCGCTTCGTGCGCAGATCATGGAGCTTTCTAACCAGAACGGAGCGGATGTAATCTACGAGTGCGCCGGACACCCCTCGTCCGCCAAGGAGATGACTGCCCTCGTACGCTCGCGTGGAACAATCGTCAACCTTGGGGTGTTCAAACGGCCGGTCGAGGTTGACCTGCAGGCCATTAACTTCAAGGAAGTCGAGATCATTGGTTCTCGCGTCTATGAGCGCAAGGATTTCCGCGCCGCAATTGACATGGCGATGTCACTGCCATTAGCGCCTATTATCAGTCGCGAGTTCTCGCTGGATCATATCTCGGAAGCATTTCGTCTCTTCCGTGACGGAGAAGTCTGCAAGGTGATGATCCTGCCGCTTGCGAGGCCGCAATGAACCCGTTCCGCATCGATGGCAAACTGGCGATGGTGACCGGGGCATCTCGCGGTATCGGGCTTGGTGCAGCAGAGGCGCTGGCAAGGTCGGGCGCAC includes these proteins:
- a CDS encoding zinc-dependent alcohol dehydrogenase, with protein sequence METMLAARYMGPDHIEARQVSLPKIAPGEALIQVEACGFCGSDINIVAGTHPRAQSPLTIGHELSGRIVEIADVTTALAVGDHVTSYPLISCGVCHACTHGNPHVCRQLRLFGFDVDGGMAEFVKLPVASLMKLPDDMPASIGALIEPLAVAVHGVHRARLEGVSVAAVLGAGPIGILTALVAKHMGIRDVLISDVQPARLKLATGLGLEAFAAGASLRAQIMELSNQNGADVIYECAGHPSSAKEMTALVRSRGTIVNLGVFKRPVEVDLQAINFKEVEIIGSRVYERKDFRAAIDMAMSLPLAPIISREFSLDHISEAFRLFRDGEVCKVMILPLARPQ